A genomic stretch from Anaerococcus mediterraneensis includes:
- the floA gene encoding flotillin-like protein FloA (flotillin-like protein involved in membrane lipid rafts) — protein MEFIIIGLIFVLVVVFFTMVPVGLWITARFSGLKISMASLVAMRFRRVSPSKIVYAMIKSHQAGIPIPTNDLESHFLAGGNINQVVDALIAAERANIDLSFEQAAAIDLAGRNVFEAVQVSVTPKVINTPIIAAVAKNGIEVKVIAKVTVRANIERLVGGAGEETIIARVGEGIVTTVGSSETHAEVLENPDNISQTVLNKGLDSGTAFEILSIDIADVDVGRNVGAELQRDQAEADKNIAQAKAEERRAQAIALEQENRAKVIEAESEIPLAIAEAFRNGNLGVMDYYNLENVQADTKMRKSISDEGNDFHVN, from the coding sequence ATGGAATTTATAATCATAGGACTAATATTTGTATTAGTTGTAGTATTTTTTACCATGGTGCCAGTTGGCCTATGGATCACAGCCAGGTTTTCAGGACTAAAAATATCCATGGCAAGCCTTGTAGCTATGAGATTTAGAAGGGTATCTCCATCTAAAATTGTCTATGCCATGATCAAAAGTCACCAAGCAGGCATACCAATACCAACCAACGACCTAGAAAGCCACTTTTTGGCTGGTGGTAATATCAACCAAGTAGTAGATGCCCTCATAGCGGCAGAAAGAGCAAATATAGACCTATCTTTTGAGCAAGCAGCAGCTATTGACCTTGCTGGTCGTAATGTTTTTGAGGCTGTCCAAGTTTCTGTAACACCAAAGGTCATAAACACACCAATCATAGCAGCAGTTGCCAAAAATGGTATAGAAGTAAAAGTAATTGCCAAAGTCACAGTTAGGGCCAATATAGAAAGGCTAGTCGGTGGTGCTGGTGAGGAGACAATCATAGCCAGAGTCGGCGAGGGAATCGTAACTACTGTTGGTTCATCAGAAACCCATGCAGAAGTTTTGGAAAACCCAGACAATATTTCTCAAACCGTACTAAACAAGGGGCTTGACTCAGGTACAGCCTTTGAAATCTTATCAATAGATATAGCAGATGTGGATGTCGGTAGAAACGTAGGAGCTGAGCTTCAAAGAGACCAGGCAGAGGCTGATAAAAATATTGCCCAAGCCAAGGCTGAGGAACGTCGTGCCCAGGCTATAGCCCTAGAGCAAGAAAACAGAGCCAAGGTTATAGAAGCAGAAAGCGAGATCCCACTAGCCATAGCAGAAGCCTTTAGAAACGGCAACCTAGGCGTGATGGATTATTATAACCTAGAAAATGTCCAGGCTGATACAAAGATGAGAAAATCAATCTCAGATGAGGGAAATGACTTCCATGTCAATTAG
- the era gene encoding GTPase Era has translation MIKSGFVSVVGRANVGKSTLMEKILKEKISIISNKAQTTRDKINIIYNDEDSQIIFIDTPGIQRPKNVLQERLLSFSKESLGESDLVVFVVDESKEIGSLDRMIIDELKKVKVPIVLLINKIDLLDGDDLEGLIEMYKNEGIFAEIFAMSALVDSNVDNFIKLVKEYLKEGPAYYDREMITDRSERFIVSEIIREKTLKLLSEEVPHGIAVRIDDFKERENKDLIDIRASIIVEKNSHKQIVIGKNGQMIKQIGIDARSEIENFLSSKVNLQLWVKVEKDWRKKEKLVDRFGYK, from the coding sequence ATGATAAAATCAGGATTTGTTTCAGTTGTTGGCAGGGCCAATGTCGGCAAGTCGACCTTGATGGAAAAGATTTTAAAAGAAAAAATTTCCATCATTTCAAACAAGGCCCAAACAACCAGGGACAAGATAAATATAATATATAACGATGAGGATAGCCAGATAATTTTTATAGATACACCGGGCATCCAAAGACCAAAAAACGTCCTCCAAGAAAGACTCCTTAGCTTTTCAAAAGAAAGCCTTGGCGAATCAGACCTAGTAGTCTTTGTAGTAGATGAGTCGAAGGAAATTGGAAGCCTTGATAGGATGATAATAGATGAGCTAAAAAAGGTAAAAGTCCCAATAGTACTTTTGATCAACAAGATCGATCTTTTGGATGGCGATGACCTAGAGGGTCTTATAGAAATGTATAAAAACGAAGGGATCTTTGCGGAGATCTTTGCCATGTCGGCCCTTGTTGATTCTAATGTGGACAATTTCATAAAGCTTGTCAAAGAATACCTCAAAGAAGGCCCAGCCTACTACGATAGGGAAATGATCACAGATAGGTCTGAGAGATTTATAGTTTCTGAAATCATCAGAGAAAAAACCCTCAAACTCCTATCAGAAGAAGTCCCACACGGCATAGCAGTAAGGATTGATGATTTTAAAGAAAGAGAAAATAAAGACCTGATTGATATCAGAGCTTCAATCATAGTAGAAAAAAACTCTCATAAGCAAATAGTGATTGGCAAAAATGGCCAGATGATAAAGCAAATAGGCATAGATGCCAGAAGCGAGATAGAAAATTTCTTGTCATCTAAGGTCAACCTCCAACTTTGGGTCAAGGTTGAAAAAGACTGGCGCAAGAAAGAAAAATTGGTGGATAGGTTTGGCTACAAATGA
- a CDS encoding ABC transporter permease, whose translation MNRKLIVALDSFKKQIKSPAFWAMVIVPILVMLVPIGINYFLAKSDQAKLGSDENKYQLVADENTSPFFKGMENEYKLVSKEAAEKALKAEKIESYGEISEENGQVVLVIETKTMDAKAISKLPLLANEIQNAINIKNAGLNEKQIGIFSKKADVKINQLDKGKSLMVYASYFILLMFMYFMLIMYSNILVVDIATEKGSKMIEFIFSSVSAKDYFAGKILGNFFAIIVHSILYIILGIISYFIAKSKGLLEMIKINISIDRDGLLIIGGIFILIILSLLAYMIIAAMLGSLASKQEDASKVATPLMVTIIGAFMIAMIFINRPTNLFVKVASYVPYISVFFMPLRLIKASAGLSQAGISIAILLASLYISYILASRVYKKHILNYSAGSFLTKKSRKKKNK comes from the coding sequence ATGAATAGAAAATTAATAGTAGCCCTAGATTCCTTCAAAAAACAAATAAAATCTCCAGCCTTTTGGGCCATGGTGATAGTGCCTATTCTTGTAATGCTAGTGCCAATTGGGATAAATTATTTCTTAGCAAAGTCAGATCAGGCCAAGCTTGGAAGTGATGAAAATAAATATCAACTTGTAGCAGATGAAAATACTAGTCCGTTTTTTAAGGGGATGGAAAATGAATATAAACTAGTTTCAAAAGAAGCGGCAGAAAAGGCCTTAAAGGCAGAAAAAATTGAGTCTTATGGAGAAATTTCTGAAGAAAATGGCCAGGTAGTCCTAGTTATTGAGACTAAAACCATGGACGCTAAGGCGATTTCAAAATTGCCCCTTCTTGCAAATGAGATTCAAAATGCCATCAACATCAAAAATGCAGGTCTAAATGAAAAGCAAATTGGGATTTTTTCCAAAAAGGCAGATGTAAAAATCAACCAACTTGATAAGGGCAAGAGCCTAATGGTCTATGCTTCCTACTTTATCCTCCTGATGTTCATGTATTTTATGCTAATTATGTACTCAAATATCCTAGTCGTTGACATAGCCACAGAAAAAGGGTCAAAGATGATTGAATTTATATTTTCATCAGTATCCGCCAAGGACTACTTTGCAGGCAAAATTTTGGGCAATTTCTTTGCTATCATAGTCCATTCGATCCTATATATAATTTTGGGAATCATTTCTTATTTCATCGCCAAATCCAAGGGGCTTTTAGAGATGATAAAGATAAATATTTCCATAGACAGGGACGGACTTTTAATTATCGGTGGGATATTTATCCTCATAATCCTAAGCCTTTTGGCCTATATGATAATAGCTGCCATGCTAGGATCACTTGCTAGCAAACAAGAGGACGCATCAAAGGTTGCAACGCCACTAATGGTGACAATCATAGGAGCCTTTATGATAGCTATGATTTTTATAAATAGGCCTACAAATCTTTTTGTAAAAGTCGCTTCATATGTACCTTATATATCTGTATTTTTCATGCCCCTAAGATTGATAAAGGCAAGTGCAGGACTTAGTCAGGCAGGTATTTCTATTGCTATCCTACTAGCAAGCCTTTATATATCCTATATCCTAGCATCTAGGGTCTACAAAAAACACATCCTAAACTATTCAGCCGGATCATTTTTGACAAAAAAATCTAGAAAGAAGAAAAACAAATAA
- the recO gene encoding DNA repair protein RecO — translation MATNDLKDIDGFILREFDYKESSKIIEVFTKDLGRIPVIAKGINKKNSKNLALSQRFILANLSLYKTKGQFYGLKEGYVKKSYPKSKKSYDIILYKSAIADLLTRTMDQIQIDTVYTLLDRTFDAFEEADGAYINIFLSFLLKYVSFSGYKPNFTSCGICGKKISGNDFYFSPDQSSLVCDDCKGQAMDRTYLTKQEYLYFYKLLYTRSDELKDIKLVENFEKIGKIIIDYSLKNLDLGRFSSIEWVIKALERNVNVL, via the coding sequence TTGGCTACAAATGATCTAAAGGATATAGATGGTTTTATCCTAAGAGAGTTTGACTACAAAGAGTCATCAAAGATTATAGAAGTCTTTACCAAAGACCTGGGCAGGATACCTGTCATAGCCAAGGGTATAAATAAAAAAAATTCTAAAAACCTCGCCCTAAGCCAGAGATTTATCCTGGCAAACTTATCACTATATAAAACCAAGGGCCAATTTTATGGCCTAAAAGAGGGTTATGTCAAAAAATCTTATCCCAAATCCAAAAAATCCTATGACATCATCCTCTACAAATCAGCCATAGCAGATCTTTTGACAAGGACAATGGACCAAATACAGATAGATACAGTCTATACTCTTTTGGATCGTACCTTTGATGCCTTCGAAGAAGCGGATGGGGCCTATATAAATATATTTTTATCGTTTTTATTAAAATACGTTTCATTTTCAGGCTACAAACCAAACTTCACGTCATGTGGGATCTGCGGCAAAAAAATCAGTGGAAATGATTTTTATTTTTCACCAGACCAGTCATCTCTTGTATGCGATGATTGCAAGGGTCAGGCTATGGATAGGACCTACCTAACCAAGCAGGAGTATTTGTATTTTTATAAGCTCCTCTACACCAGATCAGACGAATTAAAAGATATAAAATTAGTGGAAAATTTTGAGAAAATAGGCAAAATAATAATAGACTACAGCCTTAAAAATTTAGACTTAGGGAGATTTTCTTCCATAGAATGGGTCATTAAGGCATTGGAAAGGAATGTAAATGTACTTTGA
- a CDS encoding diacylglycerol kinase → MDKNKDEFKENLKREIIEELKNENKSDQKDYEPLNLTHGQKFLKGFDYAYEGLVYAINHEKNMKFHILASVLVLVGSLFFNLSRIEMMFLVFAIVFVISLELLNTALEEAVNLASDGKYSKMAKAAKDVSAAATFVAAINAVFVGYLIFFDKFLNFYDSVILKIARRPSHLALITLSLIIIVTIFLKGVFYEGRGTAFKGGFVSGHTSLAFGLATIGIFLVDEPLVRFLLAGLAIIVAESRYEADIHSAKEIIRGAILGTSMAMAIFGIFS, encoded by the coding sequence ATGGATAAAAATAAAGATGAATTTAAAGAAAATTTAAAAAGAGAAATCATTGAAGAGCTAAAAAATGAAAACAAGTCCGACCAAAAAGACTATGAGCCACTAAATCTGACCCACGGGCAGAAATTTTTGAAGGGCTTTGACTATGCCTACGAGGGGCTAGTCTATGCCATAAACCACGAAAAAAATATGAAATTTCATATCCTGGCATCTGTTTTGGTCCTTGTGGGCTCTTTGTTTTTCAATTTGTCTAGGATCGAGATGATGTTTTTGGTTTTTGCCATAGTTTTTGTCATATCCCTTGAGCTTTTAAATACAGCCTTGGAGGAGGCAGTCAACCTAGCCAGTGACGGCAAATATTCTAAAATGGCCAAGGCTGCTAAGGATGTATCAGCAGCTGCGACCTTTGTTGCTGCTATAAATGCAGTCTTTGTTGGCTATCTGATATTTTTTGATAAATTTTTAAATTTCTACGATTCGGTTATCCTAAAAATAGCTAGACGCCCATCACATTTGGCCCTTATCACTTTATCCCTGATCATAATTGTGACCATATTCTTGAAGGGAGTTTTTTATGAGGGACGAGGGACTGCCTTCAAGGGCGGTTTTGTAAGCGGTCATACTTCCTTGGCCTTTGGTCTTGCAACTATTGGGATTTTTTTGGTAGATGAGCCTTTGGTTAGGTTTTTGCTAGCTGGCCTTGCAATCATAGTTGCAGAGTCTAGGTACGAAGCAGATATCCACTCAGCCAAAGAGATTATAAGAGGAGCCATCCTGGGTACATCCATGGCCATGGCGATTTTTGGGATATTTTCATGA
- the ybeY gene encoding rRNA maturation RNase YbeY, with protein sequence MNLLISNNTKEDLDLEKISGQAEKTIKEVLRTEDFSENVEVSLSIVDEDQIHKLNKEYRNVDRKTDVLSFPMDEKAYDDEGNPIILLGDIVICLDVAKDQALDFGHSFEREIMYLICHSTLHLLGYDHIEEDDKKVMRAKEKEIMKNLGVFK encoded by the coding sequence ATGAATCTGCTGATATCCAATAATACCAAAGAAGACTTGGACTTAGAAAAAATCAGTGGTCAGGCAGAAAAAACTATAAAAGAAGTCCTAAGGACAGAAGATTTTAGCGAAAATGTAGAAGTCTCACTTTCTATAGTAGATGAGGATCAGATCCATAAACTAAATAAAGAGTACAGAAATGTAGACAGAAAGACAGACGTTCTCTCCTTTCCCATGGACGAAAAGGCCTATGACGATGAGGGTAATCCTATAATTCTCCTTGGTGATATAGTAATTTGCCTGGATGTGGCAAAGGACCAGGCACTTGACTTTGGCCACTCTTTTGAAAGAGAGATCATGTATCTGATCTGCCATTCGACCCTTCATCTTTTAGGCTATGACCATATAGAAGAGGATGATAAAAAAGTCATGCGTGCTAAGGAAAAGGAGATAATGAAAAACTTGGGAGTTTTCAAGTAG
- the cdd gene encoding cytidine deaminase, translating into MTDIEKLIDLAIKNKDNSYSPYSNFRVSAVLMTKSGKIYKGVNIENASYSPTICAERSAIAAAVSYGEKTIKYIVITGDSPYTYPCGLCRQVIREFADEKTQIIIAKSADDYKIHTIEELLPFSFSKEDLG; encoded by the coding sequence ATGACAGATATAGAAAAATTGATAGATCTAGCTATAAAAAACAAGGACAATTCCTATTCTCCCTACTCTAATTTTAGGGTTTCGGCTGTCCTTATGACTAAATCTGGTAAGATATATAAGGGAGTAAATATAGAAAATGCAAGCTATTCCCCAACAATCTGTGCAGAAAGATCAGCCATAGCGGCAGCTGTATCATATGGAGAAAAAACTATCAAATACATTGTAATCACAGGCGATAGCCCCTACACATATCCGTGTGGTCTTTGTAGGCAGGTTATAAGGGAGTTTGCAGATGAAAAAACTCAAATAATAATAGCAAAATCTGCTGATGATTACAAAATACATACCATAGAGGAGCTTTTGCCCTTTAGTTTTTCCAAGGAGGATTTAGGATGA
- a CDS encoding NfeD family protein — MLGNDLFIAASFVLAAVSLMFVLFTKKKLVFGAITLGLFAYFYIANSMYNIADNITILTFIVGICLLSLELFIPSFGIIGVTGLALTIYSVMDSFVDKKTGLFVIVATGLAVIISLTIFIKLGFRADLFADSILEAKDIKKEKKEKEDLKNLLGATGVTKTILRPTGRIEIDGNLYDGLARSEFIEENTVISVVGIKEGRIIVKEK; from the coding sequence ATGCTAGGAAATGACCTTTTTATAGCAGCAAGCTTTGTCTTGGCGGCAGTATCCCTAATGTTTGTTTTGTTTACCAAAAAGAAACTAGTTTTTGGAGCTATAACCCTGGGTCTATTTGCATATTTTTATATAGCCAACTCTATGTACAATATAGCAGATAATATCACTATCCTAACCTTTATAGTTGGCATATGCCTACTGAGCCTAGAGCTTTTTATACCAAGCTTTGGCATAATAGGAGTGACAGGCCTTGCCCTAACCATATATTCGGTGATGGATTCTTTTGTAGATAAAAAAACAGGGCTTTTTGTAATCGTAGCTACAGGTCTTGCTGTCATCATAAGTCTGACAATTTTTATAAAACTTGGTTTTAGGGCAGACTTGTTTGCTGATTCTATCCTAGAGGCTAAGGATATAAAAAAGGAAAAGAAAGAAAAAGAAGATCTCAAAAACCTCCTAGGAGCTACAGGAGTAACAAAAACTATCCTAAGGCCAACAGGCAGGATAGAAATCGATGGCAATCTTTATGATGGCCTAGCCAGATCAGAGTTTATAGAGGAAAACACAGTTATAAGCGTAGTAGGTATCAAAGAAGGAAGAATTATAGTAAAGGAGAAATAA
- a CDS encoding PhoH family protein — MKIKEYIDIVDQERLRSLFGSFDKNKKYIEDRFSTRLKLKDNRLEISGDEGNVGLATKLIRQLLSELDRNNELDFQKIKYDADMLERENKDVVKALLDQVIITTSSGKPIKPKTLGQKSYIEKIMKNDIVFGMGPAGTGKTYLAVAMAVRAFKNNEVNRIILTRPAVEAGESLGFLPGDLQDKVDPYLRPLYDGLFDILGFDTYQALLEKGIIEIAPLAYMRGRTLDDSFVILDEAQNTTFEQMKMFLTRLGYGSKAIITGDQSQVDLPRGRKSGLISASYILKDVEGIEFMHFSSIDVVRHPLVQRIIDAYEKDDLKREEERKRRANESADIQ; from the coding sequence ATTAAAATAAAAGAATATATAGATATAGTAGACCAAGAGAGGCTTAGGAGCCTCTTTGGTAGTTTTGATAAAAATAAAAAATATATAGAAGACAGGTTTTCAACAAGGCTAAAGCTAAAGGATAACAGGCTAGAAATCTCAGGTGATGAGGGCAATGTAGGACTAGCTACAAAGCTTATTAGGCAATTGCTCTCAGAGCTTGATAGGAATAATGAGCTTGATTTTCAAAAGATAAAATACGATGCAGATATGCTAGAAAGAGAAAACAAGGATGTGGTAAAGGCCCTCTTGGACCAAGTTATTATCACAACATCTTCTGGCAAGCCAATCAAGCCTAAAACCCTAGGCCAAAAGTCTTATATAGAAAAGATTATGAAAAATGACATAGTTTTTGGTATGGGACCAGCTGGTACTGGAAAAACTTACCTAGCAGTGGCTATGGCAGTCCGTGCCTTTAAAAACAACGAGGTAAATAGGATCATCCTTACCCGTCCGGCAGTAGAAGCTGGTGAGAGTCTAGGATTTTTGCCAGGAGACCTCCAGGATAAGGTAGACCCATATCTTAGACCCCTTTATGATGGGCTTTTTGATATCCTAGGTTTTGATACCTACCAGGCTCTTTTGGAAAAAGGCATTATAGAGATAGCTCCCCTTGCCTATATGAGGGGTAGGACCCTTGATGATTCTTTTGTGATTTTAGATGAGGCACAAAATACGACATTTGAACAGATGAAGATGTTTCTAACCCGTTTGGGCTATGGATCAAAGGCCATAATCACAGGTGACCAAAGCCAGGTAGACCTGCCTAGGGGCAGAAAATCAGGACTTATATCAGCCTCTTATATCCTAAAAGATGTAGAGGGTATAGAATTTATGCACTTCTCATCCATAGACGTAGTCCGTCATCCTCTTGTTCAAAGGATCATAGATGCCTACGAAAAGGATGATCTCAAAAGAGAAGAAGAGAGAAAAAGGAGAGCAAATGAATCTGCTGATATCCAATAA